A window from Chelmon rostratus isolate fCheRos1 chromosome 13, fCheRos1.pri, whole genome shotgun sequence encodes these proteins:
- the LOC121615792 gene encoding claudin-10-like isoform X2, translating to MSYRTVVMYMEIGCFVVCVSGWILVCSTMPTEIWTWSEVDSIVLTTSNYFSNLWKDCISDSTGVSDCKGIPSMLALNWDIHMCRALIIISIILSFFASVLVLVGMKCTKIGGTEIANARVTFAGGMNYLIGGMCSMVAFSYYGNKIRAEFQDPNFRAQKFEIGVGVFIGWGGSTLLVVGGLIYSIFAGREGCHSSSKRFPTYQFPAPYTVVATKKSIASSSRTGSSESRQSRTTSGSRVSSVSEITTTTKTSAINEYV from the exons ATGAGTTACAGGACTGTGGTGATGTACATGGAGATCGGCTGCTTTGTGGTCTGTGTCTCTGGATGGATCCTGGTATGTTCCACCATGCCCACAGAGATCTGGACTTGGTCTGAGGTCGACAGCATAGTCTTGACCACTTCAAACTACTTCTCCAACCTGTGGAAGGACTGTATATCTGATTCAACTGGAGTATCTGACTGCAAGGGGATTCCATCGATGCTTGCACTGAACT GGGACATTCACATGTGCCGTGCTCTTATCATCATCTCCATTATCCTGTCCTTCTTTGCATCAGTTCTGGTCTTAGTGGGGATGAAGTGTACTAAGATTGGAGGAACAGAGATTGCCAATGCTAGAGTAACCTTTGCCGGAGGGATGAACTACCTTATTGGAG GGATGTGTTCTATGGTTGCTTTCTCCTATTATGGAAACAAAATTAGAGCAGAGTTTCAGGACCCTAACTTCAGAGCTCAGAA GTTTGAAATAGGCGTTGGTGTCTTCATTGGCTGGGGAGGCTCCACCTTACTTGTTGTTGGAGGCCTTATTTACAGTATCTTTGCAGGGAGGGAAGGGTGCCACTCGAG CTCGAAAAGATTCCCCACCTACCAGTTCCCTGCTCCCTACACAGTTGTTGCAACGAAGAAGAGCATTGCGTCTTCATCTCGTACGGGGTCCAGTGAGAGCAGACAATCAAGGACCACCAGTGGCAGCAGAGTCAGCAGCGTCTCTGAGATCACCACTACAACCAAGACGTCAGCGATAAATGAATATGTGTGA
- the LOC121615792 gene encoding claudin-10-like isoform X1: MSYRTVVMYMEIGCFVVCVSGWILVCSTMPTEIWTWSEVDSIVLTTSNYFSNLWKDCISDSTGVSDCKGIPSMLALNFLVLVGMKCTKIGGTEIANARVTFAGGMNYLIGGMCSMVAFSYYGNKIRAEFQDPNFRAQKFEIGVGVFIGWGGSTLLVVGGLIYSIFAGREGCHSSSKRFPTYQFPAPYTVVATKKSIASSSRTGSSESRQSRTTSGSRVSSVSEITTTTKTSAINEYV, from the exons ATGAGTTACAGGACTGTGGTGATGTACATGGAGATCGGCTGCTTTGTGGTCTGTGTCTCTGGATGGATCCTGGTATGTTCCACCATGCCCACAGAGATCTGGACTTGGTCTGAGGTCGACAGCATAGTCTTGACCACTTCAAACTACTTCTCCAACCTGTGGAAGGACTGTATATCTGATTCAACTGGAGTATCTGACTGCAAGGGGATTCCATCGATGCTTGCACTGAACT TTCTGGTCTTAGTGGGGATGAAGTGTACTAAGATTGGAGGAACAGAGATTGCCAATGCTAGAGTAACCTTTGCCGGAGGGATGAACTACCTTATTGGAG GGATGTGTTCTATGGTTGCTTTCTCCTATTATGGAAACAAAATTAGAGCAGAGTTTCAGGACCCTAACTTCAGAGCTCAGAA GTTTGAAATAGGCGTTGGTGTCTTCATTGGCTGGGGAGGCTCCACCTTACTTGTTGTTGGAGGCCTTATTTACAGTATCTTTGCAGGGAGGGAAGGGTGCCACTCGAG CTCGAAAAGATTCCCCACCTACCAGTTCCCTGCTCCCTACACAGTTGTTGCAACGAAGAAGAGCATTGCGTCTTCATCTCGTACGGGGTCCAGTGAGAGCAGACAATCAAGGACCACCAGTGGCAGCAGAGTCAGCAGCGTCTCTGAGATCACCACTACAACCAAGACGTCAGCGATAAATGAATATGTGTGA